The Stenotrophomonas maltophilia genome includes a region encoding these proteins:
- a CDS encoding aminodeoxychorismate synthase component I, which produces MTHAPLIHPLPHPIDLLALQQHDPARFPLLMESTASGTAQGRWSLLLAAQGEGLRLDADGQVRDLHDAVQPGTFLQALDRAWQAERLPHDGSHSLPFRGGWALMLDYEVASQIEPVLPARAREDGRPAALALRCPAAVLHDHHNDASFVIAEAGEQALLDALVALASAALPDAGQGWQPPQSVGEDAPQRFTDGVRRVIEYLRAGDVFQVNLSRRWSAQFAAPVSPQALYAQLRRANPAPFAGLFSAHGRHVVSSSPERLVSVHAGHAQTRPIAGTRPRFEGDDDAARIQELVGHPKERAEHVMLIDLERNDLGRICLPGTVVVDELMTVESYAHVHHIVSNVSGHLRPEVTPGEVIAATFPGGTITGCPKVRCMQIISELEQVPRGAYTGAFGWLNRDGDLDLNILIRTAEVDGHEVSFRTGAGIVVDSDPDKELDETRAKARGLLRALGQQG; this is translated from the coding sequence ATGACCCACGCACCGCTGATCCACCCGCTGCCGCACCCGATCGACCTGCTGGCTCTGCAACAGCACGACCCGGCGCGTTTCCCGCTGCTGATGGAGTCCACCGCCTCGGGCACCGCCCAGGGCCGCTGGAGCCTGCTGCTGGCCGCGCAGGGCGAGGGCCTGCGGCTGGACGCCGACGGCCAGGTGCGTGACCTGCACGACGCCGTGCAGCCCGGCACGTTCCTGCAGGCGCTGGATCGCGCGTGGCAGGCCGAACGCCTGCCACATGACGGCAGCCACAGCCTGCCGTTCCGCGGCGGCTGGGCGCTGATGCTGGACTATGAAGTGGCCAGCCAGATCGAGCCGGTGCTGCCGGCGCGTGCACGCGAGGACGGCCGTCCGGCCGCGCTGGCACTGCGCTGCCCGGCAGCGGTGCTGCACGACCATCACAACGATGCCAGCTTCGTCATCGCCGAAGCCGGCGAGCAGGCACTGCTGGATGCGCTGGTGGCACTGGCCTCGGCGGCGTTGCCCGACGCCGGGCAGGGCTGGCAGCCGCCGCAGTCGGTGGGCGAGGACGCGCCGCAGCGCTTCACCGACGGCGTGCGCCGGGTGATCGAGTACCTGCGTGCCGGCGACGTGTTCCAGGTGAACCTGTCGCGGCGCTGGAGCGCGCAGTTCGCTGCGCCGGTCAGCCCGCAGGCACTGTATGCACAGCTGCGTCGTGCCAACCCGGCGCCGTTTGCCGGCCTGTTCAGCGCGCACGGCCGCCACGTGGTCAGTTCCTCGCCGGAGCGGCTGGTGTCGGTGCATGCCGGCCATGCGCAGACCCGTCCGATCGCCGGTACGCGGCCGCGCTTCGAGGGCGACGATGACGCCGCGCGTATCCAGGAACTGGTCGGCCACCCCAAGGAGCGTGCCGAGCACGTGATGCTGATCGACCTGGAGCGCAACGACCTGGGCCGCATCTGCCTGCCGGGCACCGTGGTGGTGGATGAGCTGATGACCGTGGAGAGCTATGCCCATGTGCACCACATCGTCAGCAATGTCAGTGGCCACCTGCGCCCGGAGGTCACGCCGGGCGAGGTGATCGCCGCCACCTTCCCGGGCGGCACCATCACCGGCTGCCCGAAGGTGCGCTGCATGCAGATCATCAGCGAACTGGAACAGGTGCCGCGCGGTGCCTATACCGGCGCCTTCGGCTGGCTGAACCGCGATGGCGACCTGGACCTGAACATCCTGATCCGCACCGCTGAAGTGGATGGCCACGAGGTCAGCTTCCGCACCGGCGCCGGCATCGTGGTCGATTCGGACCCGGACAAGGAGCTGGACGAGACCCGCGCCAAGGCTCGCGGCCTGCTGCGCGCACTGGGCCAGCAGGGGTAG
- the fabF gene encoding beta-ketoacyl-ACP synthase II, giving the protein MKRRVVVTGLGIVSPLGNDLASSWEGITHGRSGIGPLTNVADAYVDRFTTKIAGEVKGFDITADNELFGKFRVSGKDAKKMDPFIHYGLGASFMALHDSGLEITDANAERIGAIVGAGIGGLLGIEEQTIEFHEGKKISPFYVPKTIINMLPGQLSIITGLKGPSFSAVSACATSNHSIGTAMRMIQYGDADVMVVGGAERGSSPTALGGFCAMKAMSTRNDAPEQASRPWDKDRDGFVLGDGAGILILEEYEHAKARGAKIYCELAGFGASSDAYHMTAPSENGEGAARCMVMAMKDAGVTPEQVGYLNAHGTSTPLGDLGETMAMKTAFGDHAYKMMVSSTKSMTGHLLGAAGGVEAIFSVMALQDNVIPPTINLQQPGEGCDLDYVPNEARQAKVDVVMSNGFGFGGTNGTLIFKRV; this is encoded by the coding sequence ATGAAGCGTCGCGTCGTCGTAACCGGCCTGGGTATCGTCTCGCCGTTGGGCAATGATCTGGCCAGCAGCTGGGAAGGCATCACCCACGGTCGTTCGGGCATCGGTCCGCTGACCAACGTTGCTGATGCCTACGTGGATCGGTTCACCACCAAGATTGCAGGTGAGGTCAAGGGATTCGACATTACCGCCGACAATGAACTGTTCGGCAAGTTCCGGGTCAGCGGCAAGGATGCCAAGAAGATGGACCCGTTCATCCATTACGGCCTCGGTGCCTCGTTCATGGCCCTGCATGATTCGGGCCTGGAGATCACCGACGCCAATGCCGAGCGCATCGGCGCCATCGTCGGCGCCGGCATCGGCGGCCTGCTCGGCATCGAAGAGCAGACCATCGAGTTCCACGAGGGCAAGAAGATCTCGCCCTTCTACGTACCCAAGACCATCATCAACATGCTGCCGGGCCAGCTGAGCATCATCACCGGCCTGAAGGGTCCGTCGTTCTCGGCGGTCTCGGCGTGCGCGACCTCGAACCACTCGATCGGTACCGCGATGCGCATGATCCAGTACGGCGATGCTGACGTGATGGTGGTCGGCGGTGCCGAGCGTGGCTCGTCGCCGACCGCGCTGGGCGGCTTCTGCGCGATGAAGGCCATGAGCACCCGCAACGACGCCCCGGAACAGGCTTCGCGCCCGTGGGACAAGGACCGTGACGGCTTCGTGCTGGGCGACGGCGCCGGCATCCTGATCCTGGAAGAGTACGAACACGCCAAGGCACGTGGCGCGAAGATCTACTGCGAACTGGCCGGCTTCGGCGCCAGCTCCGACGCGTACCACATGACCGCACCGAGCGAGAACGGCGAAGGCGCCGCGCGCTGCATGGTCATGGCCATGAAGGACGCCGGCGTGACCCCGGAGCAGGTGGGTTACCTCAACGCGCACGGCACCTCCACGCCGCTGGGCGACCTGGGCGAGACCATGGCGATGAAGACCGCCTTCGGCGACCACGCCTACAAGATGATGGTCAGCTCCACCAAGTCGATGACCGGCCACCTGCTGGGCGCTGCCGGCGGCGTGGAAGCGATCTTCTCGGTGATGGCGCTGCAGGACAACGTCATTCCGCCGACCATCAACCTGCAGCAGCCGGGCGAAGGTTGCGACCTGGACTACGTGCCCAACGAAGCACGCCAGGCCAAGGTGGATGTGGTGATGTCCAATGGCTTCGGCTTCGGCGGCACCAACGGCACGCTGATCTTCAAGCGCGTCTGA
- a CDS encoding PilZ domain-containing protein, translating to MSASNARQGILSLAVKDKAALYSAYMPFVKNGGIFVPTPKRYFLGDEVFLLLTLPDSSERLPVAGKVIWVTPAGAQGNRTAGIGVQLADGAEGEGVRHKIETLLAGLTGSDKPTHTM from the coding sequence ATGAGTGCCAGCAACGCCCGCCAGGGCATCCTGTCCCTGGCCGTGAAGGACAAAGCCGCGCTGTACAGCGCGTACATGCCGTTCGTGAAGAACGGCGGCATCTTCGTGCCCACGCCCAAGCGCTACTTCCTGGGCGACGAGGTGTTCCTGCTGCTGACCCTGCCCGATTCCAGCGAGCGCCTGCCGGTGGCCGGCAAGGTGATCTGGGTGACCCCGGCCGGCGCGCAGGGTAACCGCACCGCCGGCATTGGCGTGCAGCTCGCCGACGGTGCCGAAGGCGAGGGCGTGCGCCACAAGATCGAGACTCTGCTGGCCGGGCTTACCGGCTCGGACAAGCCGACCCACACGATGTGA
- the mltG gene encoding endolytic transglycosylase MltG, whose product MAGAKRGCLFVVTLVVVLGAVVAGVGAWFFYQQTRFADAPITPTAESMVIASGDGMNSVLRKLRDAGVDEGQDTQWQLLARQLDAAGKLKVGEYALSGELTPRELLLRMRAGKVLQHRVTIVEGWNIRQLRAALKRAEPLLHTTDNLDDAALMQRLGFGGQHPEGRFLPETYVYQRGDSDLDVLKRAHAAMEKALDEAWESRAPDLPINTPYELLTMASIIEKETALASERPQIAGVFMRRLKIGMRLQTDPTVIYGLGAAYDGNIRRRDLTTDTPYNTYTRAGLTPTPIAMPSRDALMAAAQPAAGDALYFVAVGDGSGAHVFSPSLDQHNAAVARYLQQLRQQRTQETPAQ is encoded by the coding sequence ATGGCGGGAGCCAAGCGCGGGTGTCTGTTCGTGGTAACGCTGGTGGTGGTGCTGGGAGCCGTCGTGGCCGGCGTGGGCGCGTGGTTCTTCTACCAGCAGACGCGTTTCGCCGATGCCCCGATCACCCCGACTGCCGAGAGCATGGTCATCGCCAGCGGCGATGGCATGAACAGCGTGCTGCGCAAGCTGCGCGATGCAGGTGTGGATGAAGGCCAGGACACCCAGTGGCAGCTGCTGGCGCGCCAGCTTGATGCCGCCGGCAAGCTGAAGGTGGGCGAGTACGCGCTCAGTGGCGAGCTGACCCCGCGCGAGCTGCTGCTGCGCATGCGCGCCGGCAAGGTGCTGCAGCACCGCGTCACCATCGTCGAGGGCTGGAATATCCGCCAGCTGCGTGCTGCGCTCAAGCGCGCCGAGCCGCTGCTGCACACCACCGACAATCTTGATGATGCCGCGCTGATGCAGCGCCTCGGCTTCGGTGGCCAGCATCCGGAAGGCCGCTTCCTGCCGGAGACCTATGTCTACCAGCGTGGCGACAGCGATCTGGACGTGCTCAAGCGCGCCCATGCCGCAATGGAAAAGGCGCTGGACGAAGCGTGGGAAAGCCGCGCGCCGGACCTGCCGATCAACACGCCCTACGAACTGCTGACGATGGCCTCGATCATCGAGAAGGAAACCGCGCTGGCCAGCGAACGCCCGCAGATTGCCGGCGTGTTCATGCGCCGCCTGAAGATCGGCATGCGCCTGCAGACCGACCCGACCGTGATCTACGGCCTCGGTGCCGCGTATGACGGCAACATCCGCCGTCGCGACCTGACCACCGATACGCCGTACAACACCTACACCCGTGCCGGCCTGACCCCGACCCCGATCGCGATGCCCAGCCGCGACGCGCTGATGGCCGCCGCGCAACCCGCTGCGGGCGACGCGCTGTACTTCGTCGCGGTGGGCGATGGCAGCGGCGCGCACGTGTTCTCGCCCAGCCTGGACCAGCACAACGCCGCAGTCGCCCGCTACCTGCAGCAGCTGCGCCAGCAACGTACCCAGGAGACCCCGGCGCAATGA
- a CDS encoding phage late control D family protein, translating into MGLNITPAFRVVANSQDITNKIMARFKSLRITDETGNTSDTLELQLADHDPSDPIQLPPVGAELEAFIGYDGEVRRVGLYICDEVEISGFPGSMTLRARAAPFETSKGGKSDLQTQKTRTWKKGTTIGDMVRRMAGEHGLKAAVNASLASIVLPLTVQSQESDMNLLLRLAKQHDAIAKPGGGRLVFVKRGESTSASGERIPDVTLTPADGSDYRVTLAAREDAGTTIAYYRDVRSAKRQEVKVGSGEPIMRLRMAYADRESAEAAARAKHREQARQTRTLSYTLPGRETLMAEATVVMQGFREGVDGQWLVKRAEHSIGSEGYVTRIECEQPNSADAVKAASNAPASEGEQVGSEV; encoded by the coding sequence GTGGGATTGAACATCACACCGGCCTTCCGCGTGGTGGCCAACAGCCAGGACATCACCAACAAGATCATGGCGCGCTTCAAGTCGCTGCGCATCACCGACGAGACCGGCAACACGTCAGACACGCTGGAACTGCAGCTGGCCGACCACGATCCGTCCGATCCGATCCAGCTGCCACCGGTTGGCGCGGAACTGGAGGCCTTCATCGGCTATGACGGCGAAGTGCGGCGCGTGGGCCTGTACATCTGCGACGAGGTGGAGATCTCCGGCTTTCCCGGCAGCATGACGCTGCGCGCCAGGGCGGCACCGTTCGAGACCAGCAAGGGGGGCAAGAGCGACCTGCAGACGCAGAAGACGCGCACCTGGAAGAAGGGCACCACGATCGGCGACATGGTGCGACGCATGGCCGGCGAGCATGGGCTGAAGGCAGCGGTGAACGCATCGCTGGCGTCCATCGTGCTTCCGCTGACGGTGCAGTCGCAGGAGTCGGACATGAACCTTCTGCTGCGCCTGGCCAAACAGCACGATGCCATCGCCAAGCCCGGAGGCGGGCGCCTGGTGTTCGTGAAGCGGGGCGAATCCACCAGCGCCAGCGGCGAGCGCATTCCCGATGTCACCCTCACCCCGGCCGATGGCAGCGACTATCGGGTAACCCTTGCCGCACGCGAAGATGCCGGTACCACCATTGCCTACTACCGCGACGTGCGCAGTGCCAAGCGCCAGGAAGTGAAGGTCGGCAGCGGTGAACCGATCATGCGCCTGCGCATGGCCTATGCCGACCGGGAGAGCGCAGAGGCGGCGGCGCGCGCCAAGCATCGCGAACAGGCACGGCAGACGCGGACGCTCAGCTACACCCTGCCCGGCCGCGAGACGCTGATGGCCGAGGCCACGGTGGTGATGCAGGGGTTCCGCGAGGGCGTGGATGGGCAGTGGCTGGTCAAGCGTGCCGAGCACAGCATCGGCAGCGAGGGCTATGTCACCCGCATCGAATGCGAACAACCCAACAGCGCCGACGCAGTAAAAGCGGCCAGCAATGCCCCGGCCAGCGAAGGCGAGCAGGTCGGCAGCGAGGTGTAG
- a CDS encoding phage tail tape measure protein — protein MASNVQTTTITIGGEVSKSLKDALSFANDGVKRLGDEAGKLELKLAAMKKSGTAYTRMRAQADALRASQEALERVEAKRTANLGKREKLGASFKAARGTLGTAVTALAQPVENASGFARQNQQIGVAANLSRAQVSALGQAILQQSRATNQGADDLQRSIKLMVAAGMDAQSAQASLGAVGRTTTVTGASIDDVAQAAAALQQSFDIDPSRMQNALDVLVVNSQQGSLGLKDMAQVLPVLGSSFEAMKLQGTSAAATLGAALEATLDSAGGADKAASNMKSFMSEVLSPDIQEKAKKSLNLDLRKIIGDAQTSGGNPFDAAMQGIIQATAGDQKKIGTLFSDAQAKNFVQRMIENWDTYIRVRDKALNGSAGTTDAAYADAMQTDPQKIEGAKIAVDNLSKAFGAALLPAVGEAAVKLTELLNGVTSFVQENPKLIANTTQIVVGMLGMRAAVLGARYAWTFLQGPILGVQKAIQLFRGGSLLAQLGRFGPMAMRLASGFRIVATAIGAIGGGPIAVAVAAITAGALLVRKYWEPIKAFLGGVWEGLSGAGTAAMGELMRAVEPLRPAWEVMSGLIGQAWDWLSKMLEPAQYTGNELSRVAQIGSLVGETLLTNFRLVIQVIGGVVGAVVWLGEMLGTVAGFINETLGNIWESISQKATAAFDRILEKLKPVIEGVGWFMDKLGGGVGAANDKALEVAEGGLQTAVGAANIYSGMKARGGGGIGDMARVAYAVGTNDNDGLNRRMAELSGAQGRRAPDMPSPTPRSATTVQQQQTNHITIHQQPGESSEAVARRTADELQRRNAVAARGGLADRN, from the coding sequence ATGGCCAGTAACGTTCAAACGACAACGATCACGATCGGCGGTGAGGTGTCCAAGTCGCTGAAGGACGCATTGTCCTTCGCCAATGATGGCGTGAAGCGCCTCGGCGATGAAGCCGGCAAGCTGGAGCTCAAGCTCGCCGCGATGAAGAAGTCGGGCACCGCATACACCCGCATGCGCGCGCAGGCCGATGCGCTGCGCGCCTCACAGGAAGCGCTGGAGCGTGTCGAAGCCAAGCGCACCGCCAACCTGGGGAAGCGCGAGAAACTCGGCGCCTCGTTCAAGGCAGCGCGCGGCACACTCGGCACCGCCGTCACCGCACTGGCCCAGCCGGTCGAGAACGCCTCCGGCTTCGCCCGCCAGAACCAGCAGATCGGCGTGGCAGCCAACCTCAGCCGCGCGCAGGTGAGTGCGCTCGGCCAGGCGATCCTGCAGCAATCGCGTGCAACCAACCAGGGCGCCGACGATCTGCAGCGGTCGATCAAGCTGATGGTCGCGGCCGGCATGGACGCACAGTCGGCCCAGGCCAGCCTCGGTGCTGTCGGGCGGACCACCACCGTCACCGGTGCCAGCATCGATGATGTGGCCCAAGCTGCGGCCGCCCTGCAGCAGTCGTTCGATATCGATCCCTCGCGCATGCAGAACGCGCTGGACGTGCTGGTGGTGAACAGCCAGCAGGGCAGCCTGGGCCTGAAGGACATGGCCCAGGTGCTGCCGGTGCTGGGTTCCTCGTTCGAGGCGATGAAGCTGCAGGGCACATCGGCGGCGGCTACGCTGGGTGCGGCACTGGAAGCCACGCTGGACTCGGCAGGTGGCGCCGACAAGGCCGCCAGCAACATGAAGAGTTTCATGTCCGAGGTGCTCTCGCCGGACATTCAGGAGAAGGCCAAGAAGAGCCTGAACCTGGATCTGCGCAAGATCATCGGCGACGCACAGACCAGCGGCGGCAATCCCTTCGATGCTGCGATGCAGGGGATCATCCAGGCGACTGCGGGCGACCAGAAGAAGATCGGCACCCTGTTCAGCGATGCACAGGCGAAGAACTTCGTCCAGCGCATGATCGAGAACTGGGACACCTACATCCGTGTCCGCGACAAGGCCTTGAATGGATCGGCGGGTACCACCGATGCGGCCTATGCCGACGCGATGCAGACCGATCCGCAGAAGATCGAAGGCGCCAAGATCGCCGTGGACAACCTGTCCAAGGCGTTCGGTGCGGCGCTGCTGCCCGCGGTGGGCGAGGCCGCGGTCAAGCTGACCGAGCTGTTGAACGGGGTTACCTCGTTCGTGCAGGAAAACCCGAAGCTGATCGCCAACACCACGCAGATCGTGGTCGGCATGCTGGGCATGCGCGCGGCGGTACTCGGCGCTCGCTATGCCTGGACCTTCCTGCAGGGCCCGATCCTGGGCGTGCAGAAGGCCATCCAGCTGTTCCGTGGCGGCAGCCTGCTGGCACAGCTGGGGCGCTTTGGGCCGATGGCCATGCGCCTGGCATCGGGTTTCCGCATCGTCGCAACTGCCATTGGTGCCATCGGCGGTGGGCCCATCGCCGTTGCCGTCGCCGCCATCACCGCCGGCGCCCTGCTGGTGCGCAAGTACTGGGAACCGATCAAGGCATTCCTGGGCGGCGTCTGGGAAGGCCTGAGCGGTGCAGGCACCGCAGCGATGGGTGAACTGATGCGCGCGGTTGAACCACTGCGCCCCGCCTGGGAAGTCATGAGCGGGCTGATCGGCCAGGCCTGGGACTGGCTGTCGAAGATGCTGGAACCGGCGCAGTACACCGGCAATGAATTGTCACGCGTCGCCCAGATCGGCTCGCTGGTGGGTGAGACGCTGCTGACCAACTTCCGGCTGGTGATCCAGGTCATCGGCGGCGTGGTGGGGGCGGTGGTGTGGCTGGGCGAGATGCTCGGCACCGTCGCCGGCTTCATCAACGAAACCCTTGGCAACATCTGGGAGTCGATCAGCCAGAAGGCGACCGCAGCGTTCGACCGCATCCTGGAAAAGCTCAAGCCAGTCATCGAAGGCGTCGGCTGGTTCATGGACAAGCTTGGTGGTGGCGTAGGGGCTGCCAACGACAAAGCGCTGGAGGTCGCCGAGGGCGGGCTGCAGACCGCAGTGGGCGCCGCCAACATCTACAGCGGCATGAAGGCGCGCGGCGGTGGTGGCATCGGCGACATGGCGCGCGTGGCGTACGCGGTCGGCACCAACGACAACGATGGCCTGAACCGCCGCATGGCCGAGCTGAGCGGCGCGCAGGGACGCCGTGCGCCGGACATGCCTTCGCCCACCCCGCGCAGCGCCACCACGGTGCAGCAGCAGCAGACCAACCACATCACCATCCACCAGCAGCCAGGCGAATCCAGCGAAGCGGTGGCGCGCCGCACCGCCGACGAGCTGCAGCGTCGCAACGCGGTTGCCGCCCGTGGTGGCCTTGCAGACAGGAACTGA
- a CDS encoding DNA polymerase III subunit delta', which yields MSTFSPWQQRAFDQTVAALDAGRLGHGLLICGPAGLGKREVALALADHVLARGDAAHATRTRQLIAAGTHPDLQLVSFIPNKSGDKLRTEIVIEQVREITDKLALTPQYGVAQVVIVDPADAINRSAANALLKTLEEPQPGRYLWLISSDPARLPQTIRSRCQRLEFKLPPQHEALAWLQQQGHSEASAREALEAARGHPGQADNWLREDGLSLRREVGRDLEQLAAGKTGAVELAQKWCGDDNAALRLRFAADLALAQASTDALTTPERLHKLAAWFDAANRTRDLLRTTVRADLAVVELLLAWNKVNERPAARGNR from the coding sequence ATGAGCACGTTTTCGCCCTGGCAGCAGCGCGCGTTCGACCAGACCGTGGCCGCGCTCGATGCCGGTCGCCTCGGCCATGGCCTGCTGATCTGCGGGCCGGCCGGGCTGGGCAAGCGTGAGGTGGCGCTGGCATTGGCCGACCACGTGCTGGCCCGCGGTGATGCCGCGCATGCCACGCGCACGCGCCAGCTGATCGCTGCGGGTACCCATCCGGACCTGCAGCTGGTCAGCTTCATTCCGAACAAGAGCGGCGACAAGCTGCGTACCGAGATCGTCATCGAGCAGGTGCGCGAGATCACCGACAAGCTGGCGCTGACCCCGCAGTACGGCGTGGCGCAGGTGGTGATCGTGGACCCGGCCGATGCGATCAACCGCTCGGCCGCCAACGCGCTGCTGAAGACGCTGGAAGAGCCGCAGCCCGGCCGCTACCTGTGGCTGATCAGCAGCGACCCGGCGCGCCTGCCGCAGACCATCCGCAGCCGTTGCCAACGCCTGGAATTCAAGCTGCCGCCGCAGCACGAAGCGCTGGCCTGGCTGCAGCAGCAGGGCCACAGCGAAGCATCGGCGCGCGAAGCGCTGGAGGCCGCCCGCGGCCATCCCGGCCAGGCCGACAACTGGCTGCGCGAAGACGGCCTGAGCCTGCGCCGCGAAGTCGGTCGAGATCTGGAACAGCTGGCCGCCGGCAAGACCGGCGCGGTGGAGCTGGCGCAGAAGTGGTGTGGTGACGACAACGCGGCGCTGCGCCTGCGCTTTGCCGCCGACCTGGCGCTGGCCCAGGCCAGCACCGATGCCTTGACCACGCCGGAGCGATTGCACAAGCTTGCAGCCTGGTTCGATGCGGCCAACCGCACCCGCGACCTGCTGCGCACCACGGTGCGTGCAGACCTTGCGGTGGTCGAGTTGCTGCTGGCCTGGAACAAGGTGAACGAGCGGCCTGCCGCAAGGGGAAATCGATGA
- the tmk gene encoding dTMP kinase — protein sequence MSPALLRHPRFVSLEGGEGAGKTTAINAIRDCLRSHGHEVVLTREPGGTPLAERIRGLVLKPDAEIAAEPLSAEAELLLVFAARAQHVRQVIQPALQRGAYVLSDRFTDSSYAYQGGGRGLDPQWIADLERRAVGLLPGLTLLLDVDVAVGRARANGRDLWPDRIESEQDDFFQRVREVFRSRAQQDPQRFALIDAGQVQARVAADVVARVERWLQDGEGA from the coding sequence ATGAGTCCCGCGCTGCTTCGCCACCCGCGTTTCGTCAGCCTGGAAGGCGGCGAGGGCGCGGGCAAGACCACCGCCATCAATGCCATCCGTGACTGCCTGCGCAGCCACGGTCATGAGGTGGTACTGACCCGCGAGCCGGGCGGTACGCCGCTGGCCGAGCGCATCCGTGGCCTGGTGCTGAAACCCGATGCCGAGATCGCCGCCGAACCGCTCAGCGCCGAAGCCGAGCTGCTGCTGGTGTTCGCCGCGCGCGCGCAGCATGTGCGCCAGGTGATCCAGCCGGCGCTGCAGCGCGGCGCTTATGTGCTGAGTGATCGCTTCACCGATTCCAGCTATGCCTACCAGGGCGGTGGCCGTGGCCTCGATCCGCAGTGGATTGCCGATCTGGAGCGCCGCGCGGTGGGCCTGCTGCCGGGCCTGACCCTGCTGCTGGACGTGGACGTGGCCGTCGGCCGGGCACGCGCCAATGGCCGTGACCTGTGGCCGGACCGCATCGAGAGCGAACAGGATGATTTCTTCCAGCGCGTGCGCGAAGTGTTCCGCAGCCGTGCGCAGCAGGATCCGCAGCGCTTCGCGTTGATCGACGCCGGCCAGGTACAGGCGCGCGTCGCCGCTGATGTAGTTGCGCGTGTCGAGCGCTGGCTGCAGGACGGGGAGGGCGCATGA
- a CDS encoding phage tail protein yields MKREFVTGTVDKLLSQFKANDSGNAPVLLMLGGFKFSLNTAVFREIQQSNEYRWQAQDRIGQMAALQYTGPGSASMTLPGVIYYQFRGAGNELSQLRKLAAQGTPHRLLTGKGGNLGLWVIEKIDATASEFTADSAILKQEFTLSLRKHSNGTNV; encoded by the coding sequence ATGAAACGCGAATTCGTAACCGGCACTGTGGACAAGCTGCTGTCGCAGTTCAAAGCCAATGACTCCGGCAACGCCCCGGTCCTGCTGATGCTGGGCGGCTTCAAGTTCAGCCTCAACACCGCGGTCTTCCGGGAGATCCAGCAATCCAACGAGTATCGCTGGCAGGCGCAGGACCGCATCGGCCAGATGGCGGCCCTGCAGTACACCGGACCGGGCTCAGCCAGCATGACCCTGCCGGGCGTCATCTACTACCAGTTCCGCGGCGCCGGCAATGAGCTCTCACAGCTGCGCAAGCTGGCCGCGCAGGGCACGCCTCATCGACTGCTGACCGGCAAAGGCGGCAACCTGGGCCTGTGGGTCATCGAGAAGATCGATGCCACCGCCAGCGAGTTCACCGCCGACAGCGCGATCCTGAAACAGGAATTCACCCTTTCACTGCGGAAGCACAGCAATGGCACGAACGTATAG
- a CDS encoding tautomerase family protein: protein MPLARIDLRKGKSADYLQRVGEAIYQAMRAVGVPENDRFQIFQQHDADTLIYDPGYLGVDRTDDFICIQITWNEGRTLEQKKALYAGIADGLHAAVGIRREDVFINLVEVKKENWSFGNGVAQYVS, encoded by the coding sequence ATGCCGCTCGCCCGCATCGATCTTCGCAAAGGTAAATCCGCCGACTACCTGCAACGTGTCGGCGAAGCCATCTACCAGGCCATGCGCGCGGTGGGCGTGCCGGAGAACGACCGCTTCCAGATCTTCCAGCAGCACGACGCCGACACGCTGATCTACGACCCCGGCTATCTGGGCGTGGACCGCACCGACGATTTCATCTGCATCCAGATCACCTGGAACGAAGGGCGTACGCTGGAGCAGAAGAAGGCGTTGTACGCCGGCATCGCCGATGGACTGCACGCGGCGGTGGGCATCCGCCGCGAGGATGTGTTCATCAATCTTGTTGAAGTAAAGAAGGAGAACTGGTCGTTCGGCAATGGCGTGGCGCAGTACGTGAGTTGA
- a CDS encoding tail protein X encodes MARTYSTRDGDVVDRIAYAHYGEQSPAILRAVFDANPGLAARGPVLPAGVAITLPEVQRPASERKGVALWD; translated from the coding sequence ATGGCACGAACGTATAGCACCCGCGACGGCGACGTCGTAGACCGTATCGCCTACGCGCATTATGGCGAGCAGTCACCGGCCATCCTGCGCGCGGTGTTCGATGCCAACCCGGGCCTGGCCGCACGCGGCCCGGTACTGCCTGCCGGCGTAGCGATCACCCTGCCGGAGGTGCAGCGCCCGGCCAGCGAGCGCAAGGGAGTCGCCCTGTGGGATTGA